The Microcaecilia unicolor chromosome 3, aMicUni1.1, whole genome shotgun sequence nucleotide sequence TCTTTCGGCATTGTATATGATTATGTTGGGAGCTATCATACTCACAATGGGGGGAAACTTGGTTGTGATCATTTCAATCTCCCATTTCAAACAGCTCCACTCTCCAACTAACTTCTTACTTCTCTCATTGGCTACTACTGATTTTCTTCTCGGTTTTCTGGTGATGCCCTACAGTATGGTGAGATCCATTGATTCCTGTTGGTATTTTGGAGACTGGTTCTGTACATTCCACACTTGCAGTGACATCATGCTCTGTACGACCTCAATTTTTCACCTCTGCTTTATTTCTGTTGACCGGTACTATGCAGTGTGCCAACCActtcactacatctcaaaaataACCATCCCCGTAATTGTGGTGTTTTTATTCATTAGCTGGTCAGTTCCATGTTTCTTTGCTTTTGGCCTCGTTTTATCAGAATTAAATACAGATGGGATTCAGGATTTTGTGGCTTCCATTTCCTGTATTGGTTTTTGTTCACTCATATTTAATAAAACATGGGGCGTGCTGGCTTCATTAATAGCCTTCTTCATCCCAGGTACTGTGATGGTAGGTATTTATGTGCACATATTTACTGTGGCAAAAAAACAAGCCAGAAAAACAGATAGGGTTCCAGCTGCTTCCCTATCTGAGACAAAAAAGATTTCAgtgaaaaaagaaagcaaagctgCCAAGACATTGAGTATTGTAATGGGGGTGTTCATACTGTGCTGGCTACCATTCTTTGTCCTTACTATAACAGATCCTTTTATAAATTTCTCTACTCCTGAAGATCTTTATAATGCCTTCTTATGGTTGGGATACTTCAATTCTACGTTCAACCCTATCATCTACGGCTTGTTTTATCCTTGGTTTCGCAAAGCATTTAAAATAATATTGACTGGAATGATTTTTTCACCAGACTCTTCCACTTTGAACGTTTTTGCAAAGACTTAAGAATCAATTGTGTTTTGTTGTTCTAAGAAACTGATAGTAGAAATAGTTGACTGTAACTCATGGCTTCTTCCAAATTTACATTCGGCAACACAAAAgtaactagattcagtaaatggtgcccaaatttgggtgctgaaaccAATGAgagctgagcgctattctataaatagtgcaccTGCTTGGGCgctgtttgtagaatagcgcttagtgctgggatctgtgcccagtgTTGGACGTGAGGATTTACATGAACtgagacctggtgtaaatccttatgcctaagttaggcgtggatcccccaaattcctgatccacccatgctagGTCCCCTTTTTATTTGCCAGTTGGGTttccaggattaccacaatgaatatgattgAAATACAGTTGAAAACCTAGAATCTCGaccatatgcaaatctatctcattcatattcattgtggtaatcctgcaaatctgactggctagcaggcttattttcaaagcactttgggaggctaagttccataggtttctatggaactttgggaggctaagtgctttaggTGAGCCTTCAGGAAAgagttgagaaacactgctctaggggACTCCAAATCACATTATTCATGAATCATAAATTTCATCTAATTATTCCGTTTGTCAAAAACTCAGTAAACCATCGAAGCACTTGAGCCAGTGATACCCAACTCAAATTTAtgtgcgcatctttatagaatggtgcctAGAAAGATGAATGCGTAAGTTcgaattgttgccaattaacaccaataattaattgttagcacccaattatttacactaattggctcattacgcaATAAACTGCGCGCAAATATTGGGCGCACGctcaaatttgcgcatgcaactttgagcaccatttatagaatgagtagaatgaGGAGGAAAAAGCTTCTAACTTTGCACTTTTAATTTGCCCCAATTAGGACTGAATTACATTTAGAATGCTTATAAGTGTACTGTAAAACCTTAAGGAGATAGCCATaggagccagttctgtgggtgctgaacacccccaatattaagccaGTCCCTTCATCTATATCCAGGGAAGAGTAATGTGTATTGTCTTTGGCAC carries:
- the LOC115465097 gene encoding trace amine-associated receptor 4-like; its protein translation is MNSSNMWNPQNLQYCFDFVSGACPKKIRSLASLSALYMIMLGAIILTMGGNLVVIISISHFKQLHSPTNFLLLSLATTDFLLGFLVMPYSMVRSIDSCWYFGDWFCTFHTCSDIMLCTTSIFHLCFISVDRYYAVCQPLHYISKITIPVIVVFLFISWSVPCFFAFGLVLSELNTDGIQDFVASISCIGFCSLIFNKTWGVLASLIAFFIPGTVMVGIYVHIFTVAKKQARKTDRVPAASLSETKKISVKKESKAAKTLSIVMGVFILCWLPFFVLTITDPFINFSTPEDLYNAFLWLGYFNSTFNPIIYGLFYPWFRKAFKIILTGMIFSPDSSTLNVFAKT